A genomic region of Dunckerocampus dactyliophorus isolate RoL2022-P2 chromosome 8, RoL_Ddac_1.1, whole genome shotgun sequence contains the following coding sequences:
- the LOC129186163 gene encoding interferon-induced GTP-binding protein Mx-like, with protein sequence MNSLNQQYEEKVRPCIDLIDSLRSLGVEKDLALPAIAVIGDQSSGKSSVLEALSGVALPRGNGIVTRCPLELKMKRLREGEQWYAQISYHDYSEEIKDPAHVEKTIREVQDEMAGVGVGICDDLITLEIFSPNVPDLTLIDLPGITRVAVKGQPENIGDQIKRLILKFITKQETINLVVVPCTMDIATTEALKMAQEVDPEGERTLGILTKPDLVDRGTETTVVDIVHNQVIHLRKGYMIVRCRGQQEITEKVSLPEAIEREKAYFTDHVYFNTLYSEGHATVPKLAEKLTLELVHHIERSLPRLEEQIVEKLAQTQAELDKCGTGPPSEPSGRLVFFIDKVTAFIQDAISLTTGEELRCGDRLNVFSMLRREFGKWNAHLDNSGKKFNEKMESEVENHENKYRGRELPGFVNYKTFEVMVKEQIKQLEEPAVKKLKDIGDAIRKVFMQLAHSSFSGFPHLLKTTKAKIEAIKQEKESTAETMLRSQFKMELMVYSQDRTYSNTYNDNKSHECKEEYPEEYVEDDPLDCYVTLQQLKLHLRSYYKIASQRLADQIPLVIRYQMLQESAVQLQREMLQVLQDKDNLDLLLKEDPDIALKRSTLQSRHQRLMKAHAYLVEF encoded by the exons ATGAACTCTTTGAACCAGCAGTACGAGGAAAAGGTGCGTCCATGTATCGACCTTATCGACTCGCTTCGCTCTCTGGGTGTAGAGAAGGACCTAGCCCTGCCTGCCATTGCCGTCATCGGAGACCAAAGTTCCGGCAAAAGCTCAGTCTTGGAGGCGCTGTCCGGGGTGGCATTGCCTAGAGGAAacg GCATTGTGACAAGATGTCCTCTGGAACTGAAGATGAAGAGACTGAGAGAAGGAGAGCAGTGGTATGCACAGATCAGCTATCATGATTATAGCGAGGAAATCAAGGACCCGGCACATGTGGAGAAAACAATTCGCGAGG TTCAAGATGAAATGGCTGGCGTCGGGGTAGGGATCTGCGATGATCTCATTACTTTGGAGATTTTTTCTCCCAATGTTCCTGACTTGACGCTCATCGACCTACCTGGCATCACCAGGGTGGCTGTAAAGGGACAGCCAGAGAACATTGGCGACCAG ATAAAAAGACTGATCTTAAAGTTCATCACCAAACAAGAAACCATCAATCTGGTGGTAGTGCCATGCACCATGGACATTGCAACGACAGAGGCGTTAAAGATGGCACAGGAAGTGGATCCGGAAGGAGAAAGGACTTTGG GGATCTTGACTAAACCTGACCTTGTGGACAGAGGCACAGAAACAACGGTGGTTGACATTGTCCACAATCAGGTCATCCACCTAAGGAAGGGCTACATGATCGTCAGGTGCAGGGGTCAGCAGGAGATCACTGAGAAGGTGTCTCTCCCTGAAGCAATAGAGAGAGAGAAAGCCTACTTCACTGACCATGTGTATTTCAA CACGCTTTACAGTGAAGGCCATGCCACTGTTCCAAAGCTGGCTGAGAAACTCACCCTGGAGCTGGTGCATCATATTGAG AGGTCTCTGCCTCGACTTGAAGAGCAGATAGTGGAGAAGCTAGCACAGACTCAGGCAGAGCTGGATAAATGTGGCACTGGTCCTCCATCTGAACCATCCGGGAGACTTGTCTTCTTCATTGAT AAAGTGACAGCATTCATCCAAGATGCCATCAGCCTCACAACAGGAGAGGAGCTCAGGTGTGGAGATCGTCTGAATGTATTTTCAATGCTCAGAAGAGAATTTGGCAAGTGGAATGCCCACCTGGACAACTCAGGAAAGAAAT TTAATGAAAAGATGGAAAGCGAGGTGGAGAATCATGAAAATAAGTACCGTGGTAGAGAACTTCCTGGTTTCGTCAATTACAAGACTTTTGAGGTCATGGTCAAGGAGCAGATCAAGCAGTTGGAGGAACCAGCTGTAAAGAAGCTCAAAGATATAGGAG ATGCTATTAGGAAAGTGTTCATGCAGTTGGCTCACAGTAGCTTCAGCGGATTTCCTCACCTCCTCAAAACAACAAAG GCAAAGATTGAAGCCATTAAGCAAGAAAAGGAGTCAACTGCGGAGACGATGCTGAGGAGTCAGTTCAAAATGGAGCTGATGGTTTACTCTCAGGATAGGACCTATAGTAACACttacaatgacaacaagagcCACGAGTGTAAGGAGGAGTACCCCGAGGAGTACGTGGAGGATGATCCGTTGGACTGTTATGTTACGCTGCAGCAACTGAAGTTACATCTGAGGTCCTATTATAAA ATTGCCAGCCAGCGTCTGGCTGACCAAATCCCGCTTGTGATTCGCTACCAGATGTTGCAGGAGTCTGCTGTACAGCTGCAGAGGGAGATGCTGCAGGTGCTACAGGACAAGGACAACTTGGACTTACTGCTGAAGGAGGATCCTGACATTGCCCTGAAGAGGAGTACTTTGCAGAGTCGTCACCAGCGCCTCATGAAAGCCCATGCATACCTCGTGGAGTTTTAG